In one window of Vicia villosa cultivar HV-30 ecotype Madison, WI unplaced genomic scaffold, Vvil1.0 ctg.001193F_1_1, whole genome shotgun sequence DNA:
- the LOC131633946 gene encoding PRA1 family protein F2-like: protein MSSINPTSSLPSYNSLPPTSPSPFPPRATILSNYPTRRPWETFFSLQSFTLPHSLNESIHRISRNLNHFRVNYAMIILFILFLSLLWHPLSLIVYLAVFAAWFFLFFFRDRPVILLRCSIDDRFILAGLSSLTVVALVLTGVWLNVLVSVLVGAAVVVLHAGFRSVDDLYLDEVEIFDGDLVSVVGSGFTNNRTGYTRI from the coding sequence ATGTCTTCCATTAATCCAACTTCATCTTTACCAAGTTACAATTCTCTCCCTCCAACCTCACCCTCCCCATTTCCCCCACGCGCCACCATACTCTCCAACTACCCCACGCGCCGCCCATGGGAAACCTTCTTCTCTCTCCAATCCTTCACTCTCCCTCACTCCCTCAACGAATCCATCCACCGAATTAGCCGCAACCTCAACCATTTTCGCGTTAACTACGCCATGATAATCCTCTTCATCCTCTTCCTCAGTCTTCTCTGGCACCCGCTCTCCCTCATCGTCTACCTCGCCGTCTTCGCCGCCTggttctttctcttcttcttccgcGATCGTCCTGTGATCCTCCTCCGTTGCTCCATCGATGACCGCTTCATCCTCGCCGGACTCTCGTCTCTCACTGTCGTCGCGCTTGTTTTAACTGGCGTCTGGCTCAATGTGTTGGTGTCGGTACTCGTCGGTGCTGCAGTGGTTGTTTTGCATGCGGGATTTCGCAGTGTTGATGATTTGTATTTAGATGAAGTAGAGATCTTTGATGGAGATTTGGTTTCGGTTGTTGGTAGTGGTTTCACTAACAATCGAACAGGGTACACTAGAATATAG